A stretch of the Theileria equi strain WA chromosome 1, complete sequence genome encodes the following:
- a CDS encoding hypothetical protein (encoded by transcript BEWA_027070A) — MFRSSEKRAKNFATDLTPEELEGLVQALSEEQKALLHEIKQTFMANVYGNELLFDDLFFVRFLRARSFDLKKTTVMLNKYFAWRTETDVPRIITTDMTEIREKLRVHHPHAYHGVDKMGRPIYIERIGLSNPSKALHELSTQQLTEYYVQRYEYRRTNVMIAKVVRVNVSVRMINKLRYNLYELWIDKVTYGGKDLQIEDNGDGQSQLLSVTHTEILEATTYYSIKHDTGERFIKVPLAIRVQDARYEGAFWYENKGGNNLTWKSITSTGDFPRDDPGQGGNEFIDKLNDLTCQLHNLHSVNIHENGDFKRAYYCPCGQANVTIEPTSNYTPTGGYICYLHTYDPNVTRVIYRSTLLEWRMSTNDDKYAPFSLNQQTPTLYVFYWDKDKKCTRPLIIGVYVGKDSGGIPVPVCNDGYSDNSKWTMIPDRVGEHVFAGTLHEQKCRLFRPVDINISEKGPYANKYCQDRICTNDGCPKNVQVSTHSLSNINGYTAKKHTYGGKPFTITGFRNGLSLQELTLPIWDVTEVVVFFSSSCGDTNTPLLVYASSDGGSTKKWYSRTRRDMNEWQEERGKLKGENPETANSTGNLKIVLEKIKGNLKLHCQGTQGSGSEIRDSEEENKDVQMPPPPPLSGTTSGNGTISTRSAIICGTTQPLSGLEGSTITIDTLTSTPVPQSLFEKQENDIPTVLPVVVGIDTFPVKGSGAPLSLPGKESHSVFIDLPITTTTIEQDPNTAPIKASDPIPGTPGQASPPFQPQKPNTDPNNNIKISIGVPTGFLVSHVMLPAASLKSGKRVEQLLTILDLRGFQMSQINTKLKAFLSAMTLVTQNYYPELLGKLLFVNTPGMFSALWAIFSGLLDKKTLGKITVISSKTESRAKILELVEPDQLPEFLGGTQPDDTWQTSHFGPWGDEEIIKSLRDTNPHLPLELFELKCL; from the exons ATGTTTAGAAGCAGCGAAAAACGGGCCAAGAACTTCGCGACCGACCTG ACGCCCGAGGAGCTCGAGGGGTTGGTACAGGCGCTCAGCGAGGAGCAGAAAGCGCTTCTCCACGAGATTAAGCAAACGTTCATGGCAAACGTCTATGGAAATGAGCTGCTCTTTGACGACCTTTTTTTCGTCAG GTTCCTGAGGGCCAGGAGTTTTGACCTTAAAAAGACGACCGTTATGCTCAACAAGTACTTTGCCTGGAGGACCGAAACTGATGTCCCCAGGATCATAACG ACTGACATGACTGAAATTCGAGAAAAACTTCGAGTACATCATCCGCACGCCTACCATGGAGTAGACAAGATGGGAAGACCCATTTATATCGAAAGGATTGGACTCTCCAATCCATCAAAAGCATTGCATGAACTAAGCACGCAGCAGCTTACAGAGTACTATGTTCAAAGATACGAGTATCGTAG AACAAATGTTATGATAGCCAAAGTGGTCAGAGTAAATGTATCTGTCAGGATGATAAACAAATTGAG GTATAACTTGTATGAACTATGGATAGACAAAGTTACCTATGGTGGGAAGGACCTTCAGATAGAAGATAACGGAGATGGGCAATCTCAACTATTATCTGTTACACATACTGAGATATTGGAAGCAACAACTTACTACTCTATTAAACATGATACCGGTGAGAGATTTATAAAAGTTCCTCTCGCTATCAGGGTTCAGGATGCTAGATATGAAGGAGCATTCTGGTATGAAAACAAGGGTGGAAATAACTTAACATGGAAGAGCATCACTAGTACAGGTGACTTTCCTAGAGATGATCCAGGGCAAGGTGGAAATGAGTTTATAGACAAGCTAAATGATCTAACCTGCCAACTTcataatctccattctgtcAACATTCATGAGAACGGCGATTTTAAGAGAGCATACTATTGTCCATGCGGTCAGGCCAATGTTACCATAGAGCCTACTTCTAATTATACTCCAACAGGTGGATACATCTGTTACCTGCATACATATGACCCCAATGTAACAAGGGTTATATATAGGAGTACTCTTCTtgaatggagaatgagcACAAATGACGATAAGTACGCTCCATTTTCACTCAACCAACAAACTCCCACCCTCTATGTCTTCTACTGGGATAAAGATAAGAAGTGTACAAGGCCTCTTATTATTGGAGTGTACGTTGGAAAAGACTCTGGAGGCATACCCGTTCCGGTTTGTAATGACGGCTACAGTGACAATAGTAAATGGACAATGATTCCTGATAGAGTCGGAGAACATGTATTTGCAGGGACTCTCCATGAACAAAAGTGTCGTCTTTTCAGACCTGTAGATATAAACATCTCTGAGAAAGGACCATATGCTAACAAGTATTGCCAAGATAGAATCTGTACTAATGATGGCTGTCCTAAGAACGTACAAGTTTCTACTCACTCTTTATCTAATATAAATGGATATACCGCCAAGAAACACACTTATGGAGGAAAACCTTTTACCATAACTGGCTTCAGAAATGGTCTCTCTCTTCAGGAGTTAACTCTTCCAATATGGGATGTTACGGAGGTAGTAGTCTttttttcctcttcatgTGGTGATACCAACACACCTCTCTTGGTCTATGCTAGTAGTGATGGTGGAAGTACTAAGAAGTGGTACAGTAGGACTAGAAGGGATATGAATGAGTGGCAAGAAGAAAGGGGTAAACTAAAAGGTGAGAATCCAGAGACAGCTAATAGCACCGGTAACCTTAAAATTGTTCTGGAAAAGATTAAAGGTAATCTAAAACTTCATTGCCAAGGAACTCAGGGATCTGGTAGTGAAATTAGAGACTCTGAAGAGGAGAATAAAGATGTTCAAATGCCTCCTCCCCCTCCTCTATCCGGTACTACCAGTGGAAATGGTACCATTTCTACTCGTTCTGCCATTATTTGTGGTACTACTCAACCATTATCTGGATTAGAAGGCTCTACTATTACTATTGATACTCTAACTAGTACTCCTGTTCCTCAATCCTTATTTGAAAAACAAGAAAATGATATACCTACTGTTCTTCCAGTAGTAGTTGGTATTGATACTTTTCCGGTAAAAGGTAGTGGTGCTCCTCTATCCTTACCTGGAAAAGAAAGTCACTCTGTTTTTATAGATCTACCAATCACTACCACTACTATTGAACAAGATCCTAATACTGCTCCTATTAAAGCCTCAGACCCTATTCCCGGAACTCCTGGTCAAGCTTCTCCTCCATTTCAACCTCAAAAGCCTAATACTGACCCTAATAATAACATTAAGATATCCATAGGAGTGCCTACGGGCTTTCTtg TTTCTCATGTCATGCTTCCGGCGGCCAGCTTAAAGAGTGGTAAAAGAGTCGAGCAGCTCCTAACGATTTTAGATCTCAGAGGATTTCAGATGAGTCAGATAAACACAAAATTGAAGGCCTTTTTGAGCGCAATGACTCTCGTTACACAAAATTACTATCCAGAGCTCCTGGGTAAACTCCTCTTTGTAAATACTCCTGGTATGTTCTCAGCCCTTTGGGCTATCTTCTCGGgtcttttggataaaaaGACACTTGGAAAAATCACTGTTATATCTTCCAAGACTGAATCAAGGGCGAAGATTCTTGAGCTCGTTGAACCTGATCAACTGCCAGAGTTTCTCGGTGGTACTCAGCCAGACGATACATGGCAAACGAGCCATTTTGGACCGTGgggagatgaagaaattataAAATCTCTCAGGGACACGAATCCACATCTACCACTTGAGCTTTTTGAGCTAAAGTGTTTGTAG